A single window of Vicia villosa cultivar HV-30 ecotype Madison, WI unplaced genomic scaffold, Vvil1.0 ctg.000977F_1_1, whole genome shotgun sequence DNA harbors:
- the LOC131632658 gene encoding uncharacterized protein At4g04775-like: protein MSESRFSYASTNSSSSRRKVNKCWCDLESPLMTSWSYANPGRRFYGCGNFRVMMKKGCNHFEWFDEEISNLAKDVIRSLKDKNDELVNLMSDTRKNEELVKMKTRNEELLKKKMKFMGYFMGLVLVFVLLVVFALVVLK, encoded by the coding sequence ATGTCAGAATCAAGGTTCTCTTATGCTTCAACAAATTCGTCTagttcaagaagaaaagtgaataagTGTTGGTGTGACCTTGAGTCACCATTGATGACTTCTTGGAGTTATGCGAATCCGGGAAGGAGGTTTTATGGATGTGGTAATTTTAGAGTGATGATGAAAAAAGGATGTAATCATTTTGAATGGTTTGATGAAGAAATTAGCAATCTTGCTAAGGATGTGATTAGATCTTTAAAAGATAAGAAtgatgaacttgtgaatttaatGAGTGACACAAGGAAAAATGAAGAGCTTGTGAAGATGAAGACAAGAAATGAAgagttgttgaagaagaagatgaaattcATGGGTTATTTTATGGGTTTGGTTCTTGTGTTTGTATTGTTAGTTGTGTTTGCACTAGTTGTATTAAAGTGA